In the genome of Carassius carassius chromosome 12, fCarCar2.1, whole genome shotgun sequence, the window tggtgtgaagctcctcccacagctAGAGTGAAGCTTCTCCCACAGCtggagtgaagctcctcccacagctggagtgaagctcctcccacagctggagtgaagctcctcccacagctGGAGTGAAGCCCCTCCCACAGCGGGAGTGAAGCCCCTCCTACAGCTGGAGTGAAGCCCCTTCCACAGCtggagtgaagctcctcccacagctGGAGTGAAGCCCCTCCCACAGCGGGAGCGAAGCTCCTCCCACAGCTgaagtgaagctcctcccacagctGGAGCGAATCTGAGGAGGCCAACAGGCAGAAATCACTGTAAACCATTGAAGGATGGAGTTTGTCCGAGTGGTGATTGGAGACGTGAGTGATCCAGAACCATTCACGATATTAAAGGAGGACCCCGAGGAAGAAAAAGGTTGGTTTACAATTATGTTACTCATTTATATAGATCATGTAATTCAATGCTGATTATTTCAAAGGGCTACTAAGAGTGCACTTTTAATTGCTATAATTTTTAGTGTGAATACACTAAAGCATGCACCAGAAGAACTCTGTGTTTGTTTCAGACCCGGTGGAggtgaaagaggaaagtcacgaGCTGAATGAAGTGGAGGAAGAACCTCGTGCGATCATAAGCAGCTCAGAGACTGAAAATAAAAGCACACAGAAAACAGCACTCATCTGTCCTCACTGTGGAAAGACTTTCAGACAGAGAGGTCATCTTGAGGATCACATCAGGactcacaccggagagaagccttacatcTGCCTCCAGTGCGGGAAGAGCTTCACACACAAAGGAAACCTGAAGGATCACATGAGGATTCACTCGGGAGAGAGACGCTTCTCCTGTCAGCACTGCGGGAAGAGGTTCACACATAAAGCCAACCTCACGGATCACATCCGGATCCACACAGGAGAGAAGCCGTTCTCCTGCCatcagtgcgggaagagcttCACACACGCCACCAGTCTGAAGACTCACCTGCTGTCTCACTCCGGAGAGCGGCCCTTCAGCTGCCATCAGTGCGGACAGAGCTTCATCCTAGCGGCGCACCTGAAGAGACACCTGAGGATCCACACCAACGAGAGACCCCACGTGTGCTCCTTCTGCGGGAAGAGCTTCCTGTGGCTCTGCTATTTCAAAGACCACCAGAAGAAGCACACGGGTGTGAAAGCTCACGTGTGCTCCGAGTGCGGCAGCGCCTTCACGAGAGCCAGCGAGCTGAAGATGCACCAGAGGAcacacaccggagagaagccctACACCTGCTCGTGCTGCGGGAAGAGCTTCGCCGAGTCTGGAAACCTGAAGAAACACCAGCGcgttcacaccggagagaagccctACCAGTGTCCCTCGTGTGCTGCCAGCTTCAGTCAGTTCAGCCATTTACTGAGACACCTGAAGCAGCAGAGCTGTCCGAAGCTGACGCAGTTCCTCTTCAGGCCTCCGGGGGAGCAGTCATCCTCAGGTGAAACACTCACCATTCACCCGAAGGAGGAGCTTCTGCCAGAATAACAGATCAGACTCTGATAGTTATAGCTGGGATCAGaataatttgtattgtttttttgtttttttttacaggagtttcttctgctcatcagggctgcatttatatatttttaaaaaattacaggaattagtttttatattgtgaaatattattatgatgtaaaacatctgttttctgtgtgaatctgtgttaaagtgtaatgtatttctgtgatgctccgctgtattttcagcatcattcctccagtcttcagtgtcacatgatcttcagaaatcatgaaaatatgatgatttattatcagtgctgcttCAGATTTCTTTGTAACCTCAGATActttttttcagatttctttgatgaataagttaaaaagaattttaaatttattttaaataaaatattttctaacaatataaactactgttcaaaaagtttggggccagtacatttttattctttctttaaattttttttttttgaaattccaacttttattctgcaaggatttGTTAAATTTTTAAGAAGTgttagcaaagatttatattttgaataaacgctgttctttttcttttttatttatcagagaatcctaaaaaaagtacCACAGTTTCCAAAGAAATATTTGTCAGCACAACTGTTGATGATTCTAAtattaaatcagtatattagaatgaattctgaagatcatgtgacacttggatactggaataatgatgctgaaaatacagctgcacatcacagaaataaattatattttaaaaaggtattaaaatagaaaacattattttatattgtaatctgtatttttaatcaaataaattcagctttgatgagcataagagacttctttaaaaaacattacaagtctcacTGACTCCAGACTTTTGAGCGTTAGTGTACATCCGGCTGACAAACtctagaaaagaaaaataattttattaaaaataaaacgtcTTTCGATTACTGTATCTGTTATTATATCGTGTTTTATCTAAACAGAAGCTGAAATGTCAAACATCATCTGAGtgtaatgtttaaaagcattactTTGGGGTGAAGATGAATAGATGAGAGTTGTTTTCTGTGCAAGAAGAGAAGTTTGGAACAACGTTGGACACTTGTGAccgagaaaataaataattaacccctttaaaataatcacatgttGCTTTGCAACCTGAAATGAGATCGACATGCacagtttttgtttgtatttgctGAAAACTGTCCTCAAGCCAGAAACTCCTGTTGATTCACCTGTCGGTCATTACCATTTCACCTAGAATACATCTAACATCTGATAAACTCCTTAAagcacatttaaatacatttctatatcTTTCCCAGACCTCATGTGATCATTTGTGTCTcgcctttatattaatttaacgtATAGTAATTATAACTTGAGAGAAGTTTGGAACAATATTGGacacttcaaaaaaaataaaagcttcaGTGCATCGCTCTGAACAAAAGACTTAATAAAAGTGCAATGCTTGTTCACCTTCAGAAACTCTTGTGGATACAGTTTCTTTGTCATTTATGTGCTCTGGGTTTGTAAACCTCAGATCTATGCTAGCTTTCAATATAGAACTCACActtcacattttatatatttagtaaagCTATTCCTTTACTACATTAAACTATATACTGCCAAAAAATACACAGCAAAACAcagttcatttttattaaatgtctgtGTGTTTTAACCGGTATACAAATCATACAGTGGCTATAGAAAATAATcaacccctttaaaataaaaataatgttgttgctttgcagcctgaaatggagatggacacagtttttgttttagtttgtatTTACTGCAAACTGTCCTCAAGCCTTAAACTCtacttttaatatactgtatgattCACCTGTAGGTCATAAGCATTTCAGCTGGAAAACATCTAACATCTGATACAGTccttaaagcacattttaaatacattttctcagCCCTCGTTGTGATCATTTGTGTCTcgcctttatattaatttaacgtTTTGTTCCTGGCTCTTCTAAGCTTTATAAGTCAGTGAATGGATGATATTCATTAGTCCAATAAAGCATAAACCTAGGGTGGCTTAGGAGTGAACTATGGGGTActcttttatttttgtgtgaactgtccctttaagcccTGTTCCATCCTCCAGTTCAGTAGGTGGCAGTAATTCATCTTAATTTCTTTGCTcaccgccaaaaaaaaaaaaacacagtccaTATAAGAACAATAACAACTGGACCTCTTCTGTTGTGTTTGGTAAGTGCtggttttagtttagttaaaTCATTGTTCTCATAGTTTAGATGTGAATAATTGTAATGTCTATAAGGTGTATCTCTGTAACTAAAGTGgatcagatctctctctctctctctctctctctatatatatatatatatattaatactgtAGCCTATATTACACAtgcaaagtttatttttttattttttcttccagATCTGGTCCTCCATTCTGCATAACAGTGAGCTGTGTCATATAGATGGAGTTTATTGAAGAGTAATGAGAATAATTGAAAATAATGAGAATACATGCCATCAATGTGGAGAGAGCTTCACAAGTAAAAGAAACCTAGAAGAACACATACGTATTCACACTGGAGACAAAACGTTTCAGTGCAGCAGGAGAGTCACTCTTTCCAAAACTGCACTGATGCACAGAAAGAAGCAATGCCCACCAGCAATTACATTGCTTTACTTTATCGTTCAGgattgtaaatgtgaacagtacccttacgaaaaataagtttattcaaatgtgctattagtatacttattttaaaataaaattaagtatgcttttagtttactttttatgtactcctcagaaatatactaaaaatgacatttatgtacacttatacttacaaaaagtctaaatatatttgagctatactcctagaatccgtgttttcattattatacggtaGAGGGCGCTAATACACATCTTCTGTTAAACTTCTAGAGATGTCCTTTTATTAAAGCATGAGCACTGTCCTCGAGTCATTCTTCACATCTTTACGTGCAAATGTGAGGTTCCTGGCTTCATATAATTTCAATCCTGAGTGTCTTCAAAAGTGTTTTCTTTtggccttttcttttcttgtcaccTAATGAGTGAATTTACTAATTTACttacaaaattataaacatgCTACAGTGATAATCAaaggtaaaaatatatttatatgaacaCCCAGAAATATTTAGACATGAAATAATCATCCTTTAATTCTTTAATTTCCACCCACCGCTTTGTGAGCTGATACCCATTAGAAATAATTATTTCTTCCATATTGATGTATCTTGTATAAATTTCTGTCTTGATGAAGATTTACCATTCAGTATATTTTAGAGGAACAGAAATGGAATCATTATATTTTAAGGGAGTCTCAATTCACTCAAAATTAACTGTAATAATCCCTGCTGTATAAACTGATACATGATCTGATGTCCTTTCACTAACATGTTAGTTTAGCTCAGTTTAGACTTTGTTTTAACAAGCCTCTTTTGAATCCAAGAACTGTCTATAAACTGTTAAATAAAGCGCTATGGTTTACTAATGTTATCTTGGTTCCTTGAGATAACGGGAACGAGCATTGCGTTTACCACACTATGGGGAAAACGTTTCTCCAAACACTGAAGCCTGTCTGTGTAGCTGCATGAATAAATGACTTTCTAGCACAAGGGTGCCAAGCTGACAGCAAAGTTAACCTCATTTAGAGAATCAGGTAGGGTTACTTTTGTTGCAAATGTGTATTTGctaaaaaatgtcatttatttctgctaTTTTATGTCTTTCTAGCTTTTGGCCTTTCTTGTTGAATTACACTTAATAtgtacattaaaacatttatcaCCTTTAGATGAGTGTTTTATTTAGATCTTGTCTAAATGTGCTGTATAGGGCAAGATGTTATGTTAATTTGATGCCGTTTAAGGAAGTGCAGTATGTTTCGTTTGGAGTAAAATAAAGGTCACAGCAGTATCTCCAGTTTGTTGTTCTTCATTCACAAAACACATCTGTGTCAACAGACATATCAGGATTTATAAACTAAATAGACCATAGAAAGTGTTCTAATGAAGATCGATTTCTAGCTCTGACATCCCTCTCACGGTTTCTACTCTGGGGATTCTTTTGAACTGTTTTTATTTCTACCCAACAGTGCTGTAATCCTGTCTAGCAAGTCTCTTACACTCATTATTATGGTGAAAACATTTTGCCTTTTCAGAGTAACTTCAAACCTGGCTGTGTACAGTCGCTGAGACAGTGTCTGTGTTTGACAAATGTCCTGACCCTCTTTATTCATGTAATGCTTTTCATTAACAACATGCTACAGAACCAGTCTGAACCTAGATGTCTTACACATAtgaaaaatggggaaaaaaatcatcTACAGATATTTATGACTCTTTATTAAATCAATAAAGTGTTAACGGAagtaatcattttcattttattgtgttAATGTTGGTTTTGTCTGGACAGAGGAACTGGCCCCTGACTGAGACCGAGGtttcttctccatttctgtcactgatggagttttggttcctttgtCTTGCTTAGTTTGGGATGcttaaatgattgcacagacagagaagaactggatgatgacatcactgaattaacaCTGATATGACTTTAGCTGGAAactgactgttttctattgtcctcttgcatcaTTGACACAATATGTGACACTGTTAAGCTGCTGTGACacaatctgtactgtataaagcactatataagtAAAACTTgactttataattaataaaattaattatatttccattacatgtatttaatgcatttaacacaattactaaatttaaaatcataacatttgatcattttatgatAAAATGTGGCATCAGAGACACtaggagcctgtggcaggggatacagaccattatggACAACGAGCCCCCACTGTGgccctgtgacaacaacatctctctgctgaacgactttcttcgctcgctttgagcaacaaaacagctccactgcacagaagactccacctcctcccggcgaccaggtgatgacgctgaccccagacagcgtgaggagatccttcagcaggatcaatgcacacaaagctccgggtcctgacatcatccctgggcgtgtactgagagactgtgcagcagaactcactgatgtcttcacagacattttcaacatctcccttagtcaggctgttgttcccacatgattcaaagctaccaccatcattccagttccgaagaagccatctccatcctgcttcaatgactaccgtcctgttgcacttacccccatcctcatgaaatgctttgaacggctagtcatgcaccacatcaagtctgccccccccccctggaccccttccagtttgcacaTCGGTCCAACCGGTTGACTGAAgatgccatctccactaccctccactcagcactgaATGGACTGTGCAGGCATATGGTGAAGCACATGATGGCACACAATACGGCCTTTATTTTCACAGAACGTAACATTAAGGCCTCATGACTGCATCGAGATCCCATAGCAATTATGAATGAAATGTACTGAACATGACTATagagaaaaaaactgtatttaagaGAGTACAGAAAAAAGATTCGAGAGATGGCTCTGCAGAGTTTTTCTCAGCTTTATTTCATCTGAAGAATAATGTCTATCTCCTGCCATCAAAATTCCTTACAGCATTGGCAGAAGCCATCACATCTCTTCTGTCAGGTTAAATAAAGAACTGTTCTCTGagctttttgtcactttaatcagactgaataagctcttttgcactacaatcattatatctgcactgtttatttacttcactggtttgcactctatctgccatgtgctttgtgctgctttatttaactttgtatttattttattttattttattacatgtccTTAtgtgtatagttgtattttatatttaatctgtatctatctgtattttaGGTTCTACTGTgagcagactttgacattttgctGTGTCCTGTGTGACCTTTGCTGCTCTTTTCAATGGAAAACATAAGTTTACACATAACTTTAAAGTATTGCATTGACTTAAGACATTAATGGAAAAAATCTAGAAGCAAACATTGTGCAAGAAAGTGTTTCTGTGTCTCAGAGGTAGAGCATTGCCTTAGCAGTGATAAAGGTTGTggtttcaattcccagggaacacatatactgattaaaaaattatagcctgaatgcactgtaaatattGTAAGAGTACTTTGGATGTTGGTCAAGTGGGTGAGTCTTTGTTGATTTAACACTGGTGACTACATTTCAGGCCGGCGTTCCACCAGGTGATGTTCCATTAATCTGGTAACTTGTCTATCCGACCATAATATAATTTTGATTGTAAGAAAGCTAACTAAAATCAGATTTAATTTAATATCTGAAAATAagtagaaaaatataaaatacctaAAAGTAATTTGGATAGTcttgaaaaacaataaaaaaaatagactggGACACATTTAACATATGAGGGTTTAGATCAAAATTGTACATCTTTCATGACTGAAACTCAAAAAATTATAAACAGTTATATAAGGAAAGTAAAACTAAAGCCGGGACAAAGAGTATATTTAACTTGGTTAAATGAAACAACTTGATTACTTATGAAGCTAAGGGATCATGCTCTTAAGTTAGCCCTCAGGTCTAAAAAGGTACATGACAGGTGTTTATTTACCACATTAAGAAATAAGGTTGTAAAGGAACTAAGAAAGgcgaattattataaatataattatttttattaagactATTAGTGAAGCAAAAGGAAATACTAAAGAAATATGgcagaatttaaataaatttacagGCACATTGAGGATACATAAAACCatagaattaaatataaatggaAATATGATTAATGACTCAGCAAAAGGTGGCAGAAGTGTTTAATGATCATTTTATAGATTCTACAAAAACTTCAATTAAGAATGTATTTGATTCAAAAGATTTAGCTTTACTTATAAATTTAAACTTATCAACTTTGACTTTTAAAAAATTGacaaatactaaaataaacattattattacttCTCTTAATAGTTCAAGGGCAAAAGATGTGTATGGAATggatataatgtttaaaaaatgtataaagagGCACTTATTCCTCcaattttaaaaattataagTTGGTTTATGAGTGTTTATGAGTGTTTCTGCAGTTATTACATCTGTGTTTAAATCGGGATATAATATGTCAATTAGTAATTATAGACTCATTAGTATTCTTCCCACAGtttaaaaaattgctgaaaaacaGCAACTGAACAGATAATTTCACATAACACAtcattttcattgcatctgatGCAGTTCGGTTTTCGAAAGTACCATTCAACAGAAACCGCAAATTGTCTTCTTTTAAGGCAAAATTATACAAAGGTGGTGTGGTGGGAGCTGTTTTTCTGGATTTAAGGAAAGCATTTGACACAGTAAATCAtgagattttaattaaaaagttgTTAAATTATAATTTCCCAACAAGGATGAAAGCATTTTTAACGGATAGACAACAGTGTGTTCGAGTAGACAATAAAATCTCACAATCACTTATTAATTCAGTTGGTGTACCTCAAGGATCAATATTAGGTCCTCTGTTATTCAGTTTGTATATTAATGATTTGACTGATGTTTGTGCGTCTGCTGTAAATTGTCAGATGTATGCTGTTGATACAAATATGCAtgctaaaactaaaaaacaagTGGCAGATGAATTATCAGCAGAAATGGTTAAGATTACAAATTGGTTAAAAAAAACTTGTGTTTACATCTTACTGTTAGCAaaactgtatgtatgtttttttttcaaagtctgAAAATAGAGATCCAGATCCAGATGTCACAGTTGCAGGTAAAAGGTTATCAGTAGTTCAAGAGTATAAATATCTATGTATAATACTTGATTCACAACTACTTGCTTACTTGCTGTGTCCTGTGTGACCTTTGCTGCTCTTTTCAATGGAAAACATAGGTTTACACATAACTTTAAAGTATTGCATTGACTTAAGACATTAATGGAAAAAATCTAGAAGCAAATATTGTGCAAGAAAGTGTTTCTGTGTCTCAGAGGTAGAGCATTGCCTTAGCAGTGATAAAGGTTGTggtttcaattcccagggaacacatatactgattaaaaaattatagcctgaatgcattataaa includes:
- the LOC132154331 gene encoding oocyte zinc finger protein XlCOF26-like, with product MEFVRVVIGDVSDPEPFTILKEDPEEEKDPVEVKEESHELNEVEEEPRAIISSSETENKSTQKTALICPHCGKTFRQRGHLEDHIRTHTGEKPYICLQCGKSFTHKGNLKDHMRIHSGERRFSCQHCGKRFTHKANLTDHIRIHTGEKPFSCHQCGKSFTHATSLKTHLLSHSGERPFSCHQCGQSFILAAHLKRHLRIHTNERPHVCSFCGKSFLWLCYFKDHQKKHTGVKAHVCSECGSAFTRASELKMHQRTHTGEKPYTCSCCGKSFAESGNLKKHQRVHTGEKPYQCPSCAASFSQFSHLLRHLKQQSCPKLTQFLFRPPGEQSSSGETLTIHPKEELLPE